The Lysobacter sp. HDW10 genome window below encodes:
- the rsmG gene encoding 16S rRNA (guanine(527)-N(7))-methyltransferase RsmG has translation MNAAPSLDHLTPTLERGIAALGLHAAALTAPLMQYLTLLHKWNGTYNLTAVRDPAEMIPKHLLDSLSILPYLQSGALADLGTGPGLPGIPVALARPDIQVTLVESNGKKARFMREAIRTLKLDNARVAESRIEAVDEPGAYTQITARALATLSEILAFGGHLLGPEGRLLAMKARTTEAEAGELPAGWVLEAVHVLQVPDLAAERELVVVRRG, from the coding sequence ATGAATGCTGCACCTTCCCTTGATCATTTGACGCCCACGCTTGAGCGCGGCATTGCAGCACTCGGCCTGCATGCGGCCGCATTGACCGCCCCGCTGATGCAATACCTCACGCTGCTTCACAAGTGGAATGGCACCTACAACTTGACCGCGGTCCGCGACCCGGCCGAGATGATTCCGAAGCATTTGTTGGATTCTTTGAGCATCCTGCCGTACTTGCAGTCGGGCGCATTGGCCGACCTTGGCACAGGCCCTGGCTTGCCCGGCATCCCCGTTGCGCTGGCGCGTCCGGACATACAAGTCACCCTAGTTGAGAGCAACGGGAAGAAGGCGCGCTTCATGCGCGAGGCCATCCGCACCTTGAAACTGGACAATGCGCGCGTCGCCGAATCGAGGATTGAAGCCGTCGACGAACCCGGCGCCTACACCCAGATCACAGCCCGCGCGCTCGCGACTTTGTCCGAAATTTTGGCCTTCGGCGGCCATTTGCTAGGACCGGAAGGCAGGCTCCTCGCGATGAAGGCACGCACCACAGAGGCTGAAGCAGGCGAGTTACCTGCGGGCTGGGTTTTGGAGGCCGTGCACGTTTTGCAGGTGCCAGACCTCGCCGCGGAACGAGAATTGGTGGTCGTCCGACGGGGATAG
- a CDS encoding 4'-phosphopantetheinyl transferase superfamily protein has product MSSSKPNAHKWPTVCVRLPDQATSESVVRTWLSESLAMPLADIHFERDDQGRPLLQPPLAHLDCNWSHSGGYLLASYVEHARVGVDIERVQTRRRADDIAQRYFTPSEQAWLAQLEGDEKALAFHRLWCCKEAILKAHGRGIAFGLDRLELLPDAGQNLQLNALDPALGHISAWSIQIWAPKAGYIAALAVKGG; this is encoded by the coding sequence ATGTCGTCGTCGAAGCCCAACGCGCACAAATGGCCCACCGTTTGCGTACGTCTGCCTGATCAGGCGACGTCGGAAAGCGTGGTGCGCACATGGCTGTCCGAGTCGCTCGCAATGCCACTGGCCGACATTCACTTCGAACGCGACGACCAAGGTCGCCCGCTCCTACAACCGCCCTTGGCGCATCTTGATTGCAACTGGAGCCACAGCGGTGGCTATTTGTTAGCGAGCTATGTCGAACACGCGCGCGTGGGCGTGGATATCGAACGCGTCCAAACCCGCAGGCGTGCCGATGACATCGCACAGCGCTACTTCACGCCGTCCGAGCAAGCCTGGCTCGCACAGCTCGAAGGCGACGAAAAGGCCCTCGCCTTCCACCGATTGTGGTGCTGCAAGGAGGCGATTTTGAAGGCGCATGGTCGCGGCATCGCCTTTGGTTTGGATCGACTGGAGCTGCTGCCCGATGCCGGGCAAAACCTGCAACTCAATGCGCTGGATCCTGCACTCGGCCACATCAGCGCGTGGTCTATCCAAATATGGGCACCCAAGGCCGGCTACATCGCAGCGCTTGCAGTCAAAGGTGGCTGA
- a CDS encoding AMP-binding protein: MTNASVPLLRGDPAAPVLLRTDGSAIDRATLLRQIHALAAQLPDAPSVINVCESRHHFLVALCAAAVRGQVSLMPPSRAPESIADIAARYPGSTVVGDNASVAGTTWMLPDVLDEIDVADVPQIAADDTAVIVFTSGSTGTPSANSKAWASMQRTTAANKACLQHLAGHDGSSPVVATVPPQHMYGMETSVLLPLFEDFAIHEGRPFFPVDVADALSTCDRPALLVTTPVHLRALVESDVVFPPIAGIVTATAPLSVELAAAAETRFACELREMFGSTETCVIAHRRTAKMKTWQLYDDVTLTPDEEGTWMTREAYASPIRISDIVACTSEGRKFELLGRQADLLEIAGKRASLADLNRLLLQAPGVSDGVMLQTHITNRSGTRRMVAVVSGACDDTQIIDYLRDFIDPVFLPKRIHHVAALPRNETGKLSRADLLALTGD, from the coding sequence ATGACCAATGCAAGTGTGCCGTTGCTTCGGGGTGATCCCGCGGCCCCAGTGCTGTTGCGCACCGACGGCAGTGCGATCGATCGTGCCACCCTTCTGCGTCAGATCCATGCCTTGGCTGCGCAGTTGCCGGACGCGCCGTCGGTCATCAACGTCTGCGAATCGCGCCATCATTTTTTGGTTGCCTTGTGTGCGGCGGCTGTTCGTGGCCAAGTGAGCTTGATGCCGCCTTCGCGCGCGCCTGAATCCATTGCAGACATTGCCGCGCGCTATCCGGGCAGCACGGTGGTGGGCGATAACGCGTCGGTGGCGGGCACGACGTGGATGTTGCCCGATGTGCTTGATGAAATTGATGTCGCTGATGTGCCGCAAATTGCCGCGGATGACACGGCGGTCATCGTATTTACGTCGGGCAGCACCGGCACACCCTCGGCGAATTCAAAGGCGTGGGCGTCGATGCAACGCACGACTGCAGCGAATAAAGCGTGTCTGCAACATTTGGCAGGGCACGACGGCAGTTCGCCCGTGGTGGCGACCGTGCCACCGCAACATATGTACGGCATGGAAACCAGTGTCTTGTTGCCGTTGTTTGAAGACTTTGCGATTCACGAAGGACGCCCGTTCTTTCCGGTGGATGTCGCCGACGCACTGTCGACATGCGATCGCCCCGCACTCTTGGTGACCACACCCGTACATTTGCGTGCACTGGTTGAGTCTGATGTTGTGTTCCCACCAATTGCTGGCATCGTGACGGCCACCGCGCCGCTCAGCGTGGAATTGGCTGCGGCTGCCGAAACACGTTTTGCCTGTGAGCTGCGCGAAATGTTCGGCTCAACGGAAACCTGCGTGATTGCACACCGCCGCACCGCAAAAATGAAAACGTGGCAGTTGTATGACGATGTGACACTGACGCCGGATGAAGAGGGCACTTGGATGACGCGTGAAGCCTATGCGAGCCCGATTCGCATCTCTGACATCGTTGCGTGCACCTCGGAGGGTCGCAAGTTTGAACTACTCGGACGGCAGGCTGACCTCCTCGAGATCGCCGGAAAGCGTGCTTCGCTGGCGGACCTGAACCGTTTGTTATTGCAAGCGCCGGGTGTATCGGATGGCGTGATGCTGCAAACGCACATAACAAATCGCTCTGGGACAAGGCGCATGGTCGCAGTGGTCTCCGGCGCATGCGATGACACACAAATCATTGATTACTTACGGGATTTTATTGATCCCGTGTTCCTGCCTAAGCGCATTCATCATGTTGCTGCACTGCCCAGAAACGAAACCGGAAAGCTCAGCCGTGCCGACTTGTTAGCCTTGACGGGCGATTGA
- a CDS encoding GlsB/YeaQ/YmgE family stress response membrane protein, with the protein MNFIVMLIVGGVAGWLASIMMRRDGNQGILLNVIVGIIGGFLGGFLLPMVGLNLGAGWVGYLITALIGAVVLLLIVNLITRGRAR; encoded by the coding sequence ATGAATTTCATTGTCATGTTGATCGTGGGTGGTGTTGCAGGTTGGCTCGCAAGCATCATGATGCGTCGCGATGGTAATCAAGGCATTTTGCTCAACGTTATTGTCGGCATCATCGGTGGTTTCCTCGGCGGCTTCTTGCTGCCGATGGTCGGATTGAATCTGGGCGCAGGTTGGGTCGGCTATTTGATCACCGCATTGATCGGTGCAGTGGTGCTGTTGCTGATCGTCAACTTGATCACGCGCGGACGCGCACGTTAA
- the xth gene encoding exodeoxyribonuclease III: MKIASWNVNSLNVRLQHVLEWLQTAKPDVLGLQETKMEDSKFPVEAIEAAGYRVVFSGQKTYNGVALLVRGDQPPEDVHRGILNFEDVQQRAIAGTVNGVRVINLYVVNGEAVGSEKFEYKMRWFEAMRAWVAAELERYPKLVVMGDFNIAPEDRDVHDPKRWKDKILCSVQERDALAALSGLGLHDAFRLKHEEDGQFSWWDYRLAAFNRGWGLRIDLTLVSDALKDTVVDAGIDVAPRTWERPSDHTPVWVEIA, from the coding sequence ATGAAAATCGCCAGCTGGAACGTCAACTCCCTCAACGTGCGACTGCAGCATGTGCTCGAATGGCTTCAGACGGCCAAGCCCGATGTGCTCGGCTTGCAAGAAACCAAGATGGAAGACAGCAAGTTTCCGGTTGAAGCCATTGAAGCGGCCGGCTATCGCGTGGTCTTCTCGGGCCAGAAAACCTATAACGGGGTTGCGCTGTTAGTACGCGGTGACCAACCGCCAGAAGATGTCCATCGCGGCATCCTGAATTTCGAAGATGTTCAACAACGCGCCATCGCCGGCACGGTGAATGGTGTCCGCGTTATCAATTTGTATGTGGTGAACGGCGAGGCCGTTGGCAGCGAAAAGTTCGAATACAAAATGCGATGGTTTGAAGCCATGCGCGCCTGGGTTGCTGCCGAACTCGAGCGCTATCCCAAGCTCGTTGTGATGGGTGATTTCAACATCGCGCCCGAAGACCGCGACGTGCATGATCCAAAACGGTGGAAAGACAAAATTCTGTGTTCGGTGCAAGAACGTGACGCACTCGCAGCACTCAGCGGCCTGGGTTTGCACGATGCGTTTCGCTTGAAACACGAAGAAGACGGTCAATTCAGCTGGTGGGACTACCGCTTGGCAGCGTTCAATCGCGGCTGGGGTTTACGTATTGACCTCACCTTGGTGTCAGATGCACTGAAAGACACGGTGGTTGATGCCGGCATTGATGTGGCACCACGCACTTGGGAACGCCCGAGTGATCACACGCCTGTGTGGGTCGAGATCGCATAA
- the ltaE gene encoding low-specificity L-threonine aldolase, producing the protein MNSIDLRSDTVTRPTAAMREAMLAAEVGDDVYGEDITVNALQVRVAEDLGFEAALFLPSGTQSNLCALLAHCERGDEYIVGMEAHTYKYEGGGAAVLGSIQPQPVPQGAGGVMPLEVVEAMIKPIDPHFARTRLLCLENTWMGQVMPMDYLAQARALCDRRSLGLHLDGARLYNAAVASGVEAKDITRHFDSVSVCFSKGLGAPVGSVLAGSRALIERARRWRKVTGGGMRQSGILAAACLYALDHHVERLAEDHARAARLAEGLRIAESVKVLGQHTNMVFIEVATQHLDALRWHLKANDIRASIGYLPSIRLVTHLDIDDAAIDRTISAFQEFKP; encoded by the coding sequence ATGAATAGCATCGATCTGCGAAGCGACACGGTCACCCGTCCCACCGCCGCCATGCGCGAAGCCATGCTGGCGGCTGAAGTCGGTGACGATGTCTATGGCGAAGACATCACCGTCAACGCCTTACAAGTGCGCGTGGCCGAAGACCTTGGCTTTGAAGCCGCGTTGTTTCTGCCGAGTGGTACGCAATCCAATTTGTGTGCATTGTTGGCACATTGCGAGCGTGGCGACGAATACATTGTCGGCATGGAGGCGCACACCTATAAGTACGAAGGGGGTGGCGCTGCCGTCTTGGGTTCTATTCAGCCGCAGCCGGTGCCGCAAGGTGCGGGTGGGGTGATGCCGCTGGAGGTGGTCGAGGCCATGATCAAGCCGATAGATCCGCATTTTGCACGCACACGTTTGCTGTGTCTGGAGAACACGTGGATGGGCCAGGTGATGCCCATGGACTACCTTGCGCAAGCACGCGCCCTGTGCGACCGACGCAGTTTGGGTTTGCATTTGGACGGTGCACGTTTGTACAACGCAGCCGTCGCATCGGGTGTGGAAGCGAAAGACATCACGCGTCATTTCGACAGCGTGTCTGTGTGTTTCTCCAAAGGTTTGGGCGCCCCAGTCGGTTCGGTGTTGGCGGGTTCGCGTGCGTTGATTGAACGCGCGCGCCGCTGGCGCAAAGTGACGGGTGGCGGCATGCGCCAATCCGGCATCCTTGCCGCGGCGTGTCTCTACGCTTTGGACCATCACGTGGAGCGACTTGCGGAAGATCACGCACGGGCGGCACGTTTGGCGGAAGGTTTGCGCATCGCGGAATCAGTCAAAGTACTTGGTCAACACACCAATATGGTGTTCATCGAAGTCGCCACGCAGCATCTGGATGCCCTGCGTTGGCATCTCAAAGCGAATGACATCCGCGCGTCGATCGGCTATTTGCCGTCGATCAGATTGGTCACGCATCTCGATATCGATGATGCTGCGATTGATCGTACGATTTCAGCTTTCCAAGAGTTCAAGCCATGA
- a CDS encoding gamma carbonic anhydrase family protein yields MKDTTVRPYLNHLPTLGERVYIDEAARVIGDVVLGNDVSVWPFTVIRGDVNFVRIGDRTNIQDGTVVHVSHDGPHAKLGGFATVIGADVTIGHKAIVHACRIEDACLVGMGSTVLDGAVIEKHGFLGANALLAPGKVVGSGEMWLGAPAKFARKLSDAEIEALYYSAGHYVKLKDEYLTGKRRE; encoded by the coding sequence ATGAAAGACACCACCGTCCGACCCTATCTAAACCATCTGCCAACCCTGGGCGAGCGCGTCTATATCGACGAGGCGGCGCGTGTGATTGGTGATGTCGTGTTGGGCAATGACGTGTCGGTGTGGCCGTTCACTGTAATTCGCGGTGATGTGAACTTCGTGCGTATCGGTGACCGCACCAATATCCAAGATGGCACCGTGGTGCACGTGAGTCACGATGGCCCGCACGCGAAGCTGGGTGGATTCGCGACCGTGATTGGTGCCGATGTCACGATTGGTCATAAAGCCATCGTGCATGCTTGCCGCATCGAAGACGCATGTTTAGTCGGCATGGGTTCGACAGTCTTGGATGGTGCGGTGATCGAGAAGCATGGCTTCTTGGGCGCCAATGCGTTGCTTGCGCCAGGGAAAGTCGTCGGTAGTGGTGAAATGTGGCTGGGCGCGCCGGCAAAATTTGCACGCAAGCTGTCGGATGCCGAGATCGAAGCGCTGTACTACTCGGCGGGGCACTACGTGAAATTGAAAGACGAGTACCTCACCGGCAAACGACGCGAGTAA
- the aroE gene encoding shikimate dehydrogenase has translation MTAHFAVFGHPVAHSLSPRIHELFAAQCNIALAYSTTDTSTRGFKDSFETFIALGGVGANVTAPDKAAAFEFCTRHTHRALRAKSVNTLFQRNGEWQGDTTDGSGLLRDLRERLAVDLHDARVLLIGAGGAANAVAPALLDAGVSQLMVANRTRARAYDLIDALADENRTRACTIEELPSQGMFDLVVFAAAPADSAQCDAWPISMVSEGTTFIDLNYGARALPTLTWAAKAGVTRLSDGLGMLVEQAADSFEIWHGVRPETADVYAALR, from the coding sequence ATGACCGCGCATTTTGCTGTTTTCGGCCACCCGGTGGCGCATTCGCTGTCCCCGCGAATCCATGAATTGTTTGCGGCGCAATGCAATATCGCGCTCGCGTACAGCACCACGGATACCAGCACGCGTGGATTCAAAGATAGCTTTGAAACGTTCATTGCACTGGGGGGCGTCGGTGCAAATGTCACTGCGCCAGACAAAGCTGCCGCTTTTGAATTTTGTACGCGTCACACGCACCGTGCATTGCGCGCCAAGAGCGTCAATACGCTCTTTCAACGGAATGGCGAGTGGCAAGGAGATACCACCGATGGTTCCGGTTTGTTGCGCGATCTGCGCGAACGACTGGCCGTCGACTTGCATGACGCGCGCGTCTTGCTTATCGGCGCGGGCGGTGCCGCGAATGCTGTCGCACCCGCGTTGTTGGATGCCGGTGTATCACAGTTGATGGTGGCCAATCGCACCCGTGCGCGCGCCTATGATTTGATCGACGCGCTCGCTGATGAAAATCGTACGCGTGCCTGCACGATCGAAGAACTGCCGTCGCAAGGCATGTTTGACTTGGTGGTCTTCGCCGCCGCACCGGCTGATTCAGCGCAGTGTGACGCTTGGCCGATCAGCATGGTCTCTGAAGGCACGACCTTTATCGATTTGAACTATGGCGCACGCGCATTGCCCACGCTTACTTGGGCTGCCAAAGCAGGCGTCACACGCTTGTCGGATGGTCTCGGCATGCTGGTTGAACAAGCTGCCGACAGCTTTGAAATCTGGCACGGCGTTCGCCCTGAAACCGCAGACGTTTACGCGGCACTCCGCTAA
- the hemB gene encoding porphobilinogen synthase, whose translation MTFPYARPRRMRRDDFSRRMMRETVLTANDLIYPVFVHELNGTEEIKSMPGQVRHSIETLMPVAERMVKLGIPAIALFPVTSPDAKRLDAVAAWDDNGLCQRTVRALKARFPELGVITDVALDPYTSHGQDGLLDDTGYVMNDETVEALVKQALSHARAGADVVAPSDMMDGRIGAIRSALEEDNFIHTRILAYAAKYASAFYGPFRDAVGSASALGKGNKYTYQMDPANADEALREVELDLAEGADMVMVKPGMPYLDIVRRVKDVFGAPTFVYQVSGEYAMLKAAFQNGWLDERACVLEALTSIKRAGADGVLTYFALDAAEYLREAHG comes from the coding sequence ATGACTTTCCCCTATGCCCGCCCGCGCCGGATGCGCCGTGATGACTTCTCGCGTCGCATGATGCGTGAAACCGTTTTGACCGCCAACGACCTGATCTACCCGGTATTCGTGCATGAATTGAACGGCACCGAAGAAATCAAATCGATGCCCGGTCAAGTGCGGCATTCCATCGAGACCCTGATGCCGGTCGCCGAACGCATGGTGAAGCTGGGCATTCCTGCGATTGCCTTATTCCCGGTGACGTCGCCCGACGCCAAGAGATTGGATGCCGTCGCTGCGTGGGATGACAACGGCCTGTGCCAACGCACCGTGCGCGCATTGAAAGCACGCTTTCCAGAATTGGGTGTCATCACCGATGTCGCGCTTGACCCCTACACGAGTCATGGCCAAGACGGGCTGCTGGATGACACTGGCTACGTGATGAACGATGAAACCGTCGAAGCCCTGGTGAAGCAAGCGCTCAGCCATGCGCGCGCGGGGGCGGACGTGGTCGCCCCGTCAGACATGATGGACGGCCGCATTGGTGCGATTCGTAGCGCCTTGGAAGAAGACAACTTCATCCATACCCGCATTTTGGCTTACGCCGCAAAGTACGCTTCGGCGTTTTATGGCCCCTTCCGCGATGCGGTGGGCAGCGCCTCGGCCCTCGGCAAAGGCAACAAGTACACCTATCAAATGGATCCAGCCAACGCAGACGAAGCCTTGCGCGAAGTCGAATTGGATCTGGCCGAAGGTGCGGACATGGTGATGGTAAAACCCGGCATGCCGTATCTCGACATCGTGCGTCGCGTGAAAGATGTCTTTGGCGCGCCCACCTTTGTCTACCAAGTGAGCGGCGAATACGCGATGTTGAAAGCCGCCTTCCAAAACGGTTGGTTGGATGAACGCGCGTGCGTGCTGGAAGCGTTGACCAGCATCAAGCGTGCAGGCGCCGATGGCGTCCTCACCTATTTCGCGCTGGATGCAGCCGAATATTTGCGCGAAGCGCACGGCTGA
- a CDS encoding pteridine-dependent deoxygenase gives MIPPASLKVYYADATLPDELLANPNVLAVIGFANHPPSTKDTDPRYLRVPLRPLGDVPYEVWLSDAPVQFGRTEGVAWATDGRLSFGAIEQEELDEGVAATAERIYRSLWTHVQHSDTPNLLRVWNYLDAITQGEGDLERYRQFCIGRGRVLQEMDASQLPAATAIGRCDEDAVLQVYWLSANDAGTPVENPRQVSAYHYPRQYGPQPPSFARAMLPAQGHDLPLLISGTAAVVGHASVHQGMLVAQIEETFRNFDALIDAARAHRPDLAERFGSGAYLKAYVRDREDLQTVADALERLLPQETQRIILHAAICRSELAIEIDGVHA, from the coding sequence GTGATACCGCCCGCATCGCTCAAGGTGTACTACGCCGACGCCACTTTGCCCGATGAATTGTTGGCGAATCCAAACGTGTTGGCCGTGATTGGTTTTGCCAATCACCCGCCGTCAACGAAAGACACCGATCCGCGCTATTTGCGCGTACCGCTCCGCCCGCTGGGTGATGTGCCCTATGAAGTGTGGCTGTCGGATGCGCCTGTGCAGTTCGGCCGGACCGAGGGTGTGGCTTGGGCCACCGATGGCCGATTGAGTTTTGGCGCCATTGAACAAGAAGAGCTCGACGAAGGCGTGGCCGCAACGGCCGAACGCATTTATCGCAGCTTGTGGACACACGTTCAACACAGCGATACGCCCAACTTGCTCCGCGTTTGGAACTATCTGGACGCCATTACACAGGGCGAAGGTGATCTCGAGCGTTATCGTCAGTTCTGCATTGGCCGGGGTCGCGTGCTTCAAGAAATGGATGCGTCACAGCTGCCGGCGGCCACCGCCATTGGTCGCTGCGATGAGGACGCGGTGTTGCAGGTGTACTGGCTGAGCGCGAACGATGCGGGCACGCCCGTTGAAAATCCGCGCCAAGTCAGTGCCTATCACTACCCGCGCCAATACGGCCCGCAGCCGCCAAGCTTTGCGCGCGCCATGCTGCCGGCCCAGGGTCACGATCTGCCGCTGTTGATCTCCGGTACCGCCGCCGTGGTGGGCCACGCTTCGGTGCACCAGGGCATGCTCGTCGCGCAAATCGAAGAGACCTTCCGGAATTTCGATGCCCTGATAGACGCCGCACGCGCCCACCGCCCTGACTTAGCTGAACGGTTTGGTTCTGGCGCCTACCTGAAGGCCTATGTGCGCGACCGAGAAGACCTGCAAACCGTCGCAGATGCCTTGGAACGCCTGCTGCCGCAGGAAACGCAGCGGATTATCCTGCACGCGGCGATCTGCCGCAGTGAACTCGCGATCGAGATAGACGGGGTCCACGCCTGA
- a CDS encoding NAD(P)/FAD-dependent oxidoreductase, producing MPDMNESEGAPKSGASTPDVLVIGAGPAGSSVSTLLARKGWKVTLLEKDAHPRFHIGESLLPQGMPVLERLGVIDQVRACSVLKLGADFPNDDGTYSVFDFRKSLREQPEFAFQVKRAEFDKILFDNACAAGVDAHENTRVTAVEFGADGTPTVRAGDRIWTPRYLIDASGRDTFLANKLKLKQKNAKHASAAVFSHFEGVRMREGRDAGNVSIYRHTHGWLWLIPLSEGITSIGAVCYPEYLKQRTGTLEEFLMETCATVPELHERMSGATRVADVHATGNYAYECTRMNGPRWTLLGDAYSFVDPMFSSGVFLALHGAEKCAEAVDGILKQPADEKRLQRKFEKHFETGLDEFKWFIYRFTSPTMKHLFSNRRDILGVERSVVSLLSGDVFDDAAVIRRRLRIFRLIYAITSLGMAGKAWRNWRTRKRQVAIETLDETMGTP from the coding sequence ATGCCGGATATGAATGAATCGGAAGGCGCTCCGAAAAGCGGAGCAAGCACACCTGACGTCCTGGTGATCGGCGCGGGCCCCGCTGGTAGCAGCGTGTCCACTTTGCTCGCGCGAAAAGGTTGGAAAGTCACTTTGCTCGAAAAGGACGCGCACCCGCGTTTTCATATCGGAGAATCCCTGCTTCCTCAGGGCATGCCTGTCCTGGAGCGTTTGGGCGTGATCGACCAGGTGCGCGCCTGCAGTGTTCTGAAGCTCGGCGCGGATTTCCCGAACGATGACGGCACCTATTCGGTCTTCGATTTCCGCAAGAGTTTGCGCGAGCAGCCGGAATTTGCCTTCCAAGTGAAGCGCGCTGAGTTCGACAAGATCCTGTTCGACAATGCATGTGCGGCAGGTGTTGATGCGCATGAAAACACGCGCGTCACGGCTGTTGAGTTCGGCGCCGATGGCACCCCAACGGTGCGCGCAGGTGACCGCATCTGGACGCCACGCTACCTGATCGATGCCAGTGGTCGCGACACGTTCCTGGCCAACAAGCTCAAACTCAAACAGAAGAATGCGAAGCACGCCTCGGCCGCTGTTTTCAGCCATTTTGAAGGCGTCCGCATGCGTGAAGGCCGTGACGCGGGCAATGTCAGCATCTATCGCCACACCCATGGTTGGTTGTGGCTCATTCCTTTGTCTGAAGGCATCACCAGCATCGGTGCGGTGTGCTACCCCGAATATTTGAAGCAACGCACAGGCACGCTTGAAGAATTCCTGATGGAAACCTGCGCGACCGTGCCGGAGCTGCACGAACGCATGTCGGGCGCAACGCGCGTGGCGGACGTCCACGCCACGGGCAACTATGCCTACGAATGCACGCGCATGAATGGTCCGCGCTGGACCCTATTGGGCGATGCCTATTCGTTTGTCGATCCGATGTTTTCTTCGGGCGTGTTTTTGGCCCTGCATGGCGCTGAAAAATGTGCCGAGGCAGTGGACGGCATCTTGAAACAGCCCGCCGATGAGAAGCGTTTACAACGCAAGTTTGAGAAACATTTCGAGACGGGCCTTGATGAGTTCAAGTGGTTCATCTATCGCTTCACGTCGCCGACCATGAAGCACTTGTTTTCAAACCGTCGCGACATCTTGGGCGTTGAGCGTTCGGTCGTGTCTTTGTTGTCAGGCGATGTGTTCGACGACGCCGCCGTGATTCGTCGTCGACTGCGCATTTTCCGCCTGATTTATGCGATTACTTCACTGGGCATGGCCGGGAAAGCATGGCGCAATTGGCGCACACGTAAGCGCCAAGTAGCGATTGAAACCTTGGACGAAACGATGGGTACGCCGTGA
- a CDS encoding phosphopantetheine-binding protein, whose protein sequence is MSNQTADELELAKLLVESLNLEGVTPEEIDAEAPLFNAGLGLDSIDALELSLAISKKYGVQLKSDSEDNRRVFASLRSLNDYVQANKAA, encoded by the coding sequence ATGTCGAACCAAACTGCTGACGAACTTGAATTGGCCAAACTGCTTGTAGAAAGTCTGAACCTTGAAGGGGTTACCCCTGAAGAGATCGACGCGGAAGCACCGCTGTTCAATGCAGGTTTGGGCTTGGATTCGATCGATGCCTTGGAACTGTCGCTTGCAATCTCCAAGAAGTACGGTGTTCAGCTGAAGTCCGACAGCGAAGACAATCGCCGCGTGTTTGCGTCGTTGCGTTCTCTGAACGACTACGTGCAAGCGAACAAGGCGGCGTAA
- a CDS encoding lysophospholipid acyltransferase family protein: MSAGLIFKRVWNLAQFAFTLVYTFVCIGLVLIYHAISGNTNGILRAASWLWARELFWGARAKLVVANADAIDWSKSYLIVCNHASVIDIPTMFQAVPVPLRFLLKEEMNRMPMVGLYARRTGMLFIDRDNPRAAPKMLRDAAAMLQSGQSLCVFPEGTRSRTGEIGEFKSGPFEAAIKAGVEVLPAYMYGTGHVLPSDGFAVNSGTIRVYFGQPMPTRAADGSKVDRNELARAAQTQVANMRASDASDASR; the protein is encoded by the coding sequence ATGAGTGCCGGATTGATCTTCAAGCGCGTTTGGAATCTCGCGCAGTTTGCGTTCACCCTCGTCTACACCTTTGTATGCATTGGTTTGGTCCTGATCTATCACGCGATCAGCGGCAATACCAACGGTATTCTGCGCGCGGCTTCATGGCTTTGGGCGCGCGAACTGTTTTGGGGCGCACGCGCGAAGTTGGTTGTTGCAAACGCAGATGCGATTGATTGGTCGAAGTCGTATTTGATTGTGTGCAATCACGCTTCGGTCATTGATATTCCGACGATGTTCCAAGCCGTACCTGTGCCTTTGCGTTTCTTGTTGAAAGAAGAAATGAATCGCATGCCGATGGTGGGTTTGTACGCGCGCCGCACCGGCATGTTGTTTATTGATCGCGACAATCCGCGCGCAGCGCCGAAGATGTTGCGTGACGCAGCAGCGATGTTGCAGTCCGGTCAATCGTTGTGTGTCTTTCCGGAAGGCACGCGCAGTCGGACCGGCGAGATCGGCGAGTTCAAGTCGGGCCCGTTTGAGGCAGCGATCAAGGCAGGCGTCGAAGTATTGCCGGCCTACATGTACGGCACAGGTCACGTCCTGCCAAGCGACGGATTTGCAGTGAACAGCGGCACTATTCGCGTGTACTTCGGCCAGCCCATGCCGACACGCGCGGCAGACGGTAGCAAGGTTGACCGCAACGAATTGGCACGCGCAGCGCAGACGCAAGTGGCGAACATGCGCGCGTCGGATGCGTCGGATGCGTCGCGATGA